The genomic interval CGGATGATCAATTTGTCAATCGAGTCAGCAAAATCGAGACAGCCTGCCGCTTCAACAAAGACCATGTTGAAAATGGTCCCTACTGCGAATGCTTGGAAACAGACGATGCCACCAAGGAGTTCGATACAAACAGGGTCACTGAGCTTCACAACAACGCTGCGGCTATGCGGCGGATTGTCTCCCAATCATATTTCTTCCCTTGGCGAGGGTTCTGGTCCGGTGCCAACACCGGCAATCGACTCGCGGATGAATTCAATTATCGATTGTTAGCCCACACCCGGAGGCCGGCCAACGATGGAGAGCTCGATCCAGATTTTCCATCTGTCGAACAGCACACTGAATTCCACCGCCAACAGCCCGACTTCACTTTTTTAATCAACCTTGGCGACCGTAAGCCTCACGAAAGCGAGCAAGTCACGGTTGTGCCTGTTCTGAAAAGCGCCCCTGATATCATGGACCGAGTAAGAGTTCTTACGGCTCAACTGACGGAAAAAATCGATTCGTTCGGCGGGAGAGACCAGTGGGAACGCTCTCTAATCAACTCTTTTCGTGCACCATTGTTCGCTGACTTTGCCGCCGCCAACTTTGATACGCGCATGCAAGTTTCCAACCTTGTTGCGCATCTCCTGGCCCACGATCCAGGACTGACCAGGGCACGAATCGCTTCCATCAGCCGAATATTCCTAGAATTCTGGCACGTCGACACAGACGTCATGAGGGCCAACCTCCCCCAAGACCTAGGCACACTATTTGTCAGCCTGTTCAAGTGGAGTGTAGTGTCCATTACCCAAAGGGGCTCTATGGGATTCCGGAGTGGTGCGTACGCAGGTGGCATGCTCACTAGCCCTGGCCACTACAAGCATACCGAGTATATCCTCCTACGCAACGCATCTTTGAGGTTTAAAGACGAGTTCTCCAGACAGAGCCTCCTCGAGAGTGCGGTCGCACCGCTCAGGGAGGCGGAGCTTCGGAAACTGGACGACACAGATTGTTTTATCTGTATGGAGCCTCTCGGTACAGGGCGAGATCCGCACGCAGCTGTGCGCGTTAAATGCCCCTCGGAGAACCACGTGGTGGGGAAGAATTGCTGGATGAAATCCCATCGCCGCAGATCGAAATTCGACCCGCGGGAGCTGAAGTGCCCCTTGTGCTCGGACTTCGTGCTGGGTGAGTGGAAGATGCCGTTCAATAACACGGAGCTTTGGGCTTGGGATCTGGTTCGGAAGACCGTGCCGCAGCTGCTCGAAGAGATGGGTCCTTCAGGTTATGCTGAGCTTTAGAATGCAATATGAGTAGTGCTTTATGGTGTTTGTCATGTTTGGTTTTGGTTCGGACATGTTGCAGCAGCATGTTGATGTAAATAAGACGTATGTATAATAACATTCGGGAAGCTTGGTAGACCTCATAGGTCACTCGTATACTGCACTACTATTTCATCAATACTTGGAAGGCAATACGTCTCTTCACGACATATGTCGTAGCCCAGCCCAGCCCAGTCAGGAGTTCGAGACTGACGGCGGTAGCACATAATTGCGAAGCATGAATTAATATCCAGCAACTGTCAGTTTCCATGTTCGGTTGGGGCATGGTTGATGGAAGACTTTCGTTTCATGCCCCAAGACCTTGAGCAACAACCAAGCCCCTCACTTCTACAGAATTAGCACCTGAGACAAACGACCCGGCCAAGCTTCTTTGACTGATGATGGTACCGTGCCGGATGAGGGAGCTACAAACAATCATTGTAAGTGTCCCTTACTCCTCGTGCGCTCCTCCGCAGTCGACTTTTGTGATGTggcatattatataagtcaTGTCCCATGAAGAGTCTTTCTACTCATCTTGAGCATCTACAAATCAGTCACATTTCTTCTCTTCATTCATTCCAGTCAGATTCTTCTCTCAATTCCCAGCCCCTAATCCAGCCTAAATCTCTACAGACCTCTTCACCAGTCCTTCAGATCTCTCACAACCACAGTCATGTACGTCTCCTccccccgccgccgccgcgcccCAAACCCAATTCGCATCCGCCGCCACGCAAACAGTCCTCTCCTCGCCGGCCGCAGCCCCGCGCCCTGGACGCCAGACCACCCGGTTCCCCCGACCCCTTCGACAATAGCGTCCCCGGACTCCGCCGATACCCCGACGTTTCCCGTGAGCCCTCCATCCGCGACAGTGTCGACATGTAAAACGTTATGGGATACCGTTCTAGAGCGTACTCCCGATGAATCGTTCTCGGAAACAGCGGATCGGGGTTGTGGAACGGATCAGGATTGGGGAAACaagtcgccgtacccctcgACGGAGGACTCGCCGGCATCAACATATTGGGGGGTTGCCGAACTGGAGCGAACGAAAGATAGCCCCGGCGAAGTGACGCCTGGTGCCAGTGTTAGTCCTCGTACTGTGGGCATTCCGAGGACGCCTGCCAGTACACCCGTTGCTGGGCGGGCTGGGTCTGCGATTGCTGTTGGTAGAAGAGGAGGGGTGTCAAAGTTGAGGAGGATTATGTATTCTCCTGGGTTGCCTGTTTCGCCGCCGCTGCGATGGTGGAAGGGTGAGGGATATAGGCCGGTTCGTGGGGCTGATGGGGAggatgagagtgagagtgggAGCGGTAGTGATGGTAGTGTGAGTCGTGGGTTAAAGCGCGTGAGACTCCAGCGGAAGGGCACACTGGATGTGAAGACGTGTGTTTGTCATGGGGGTGGTCCTGCGGCATCTGTCCAGTGGTGTAAGTATCCCCTGGTTCTGCTGGTTGTTCTGCTGGTGGTCCTCATCTGTCTGTATGTTCCATGGAAGAAGTGGACTTGAGAGCGTTGCCAGTAATCTCATTCTTGCATTTGTCTGAGAGAGCTTGGAGTTGCTGCATATCAAAGGTAATTGATGTGGGATAGATAACAGGAAGGACTGTCTTGGCGAGGTAGATGGAGTAGAATCAAAGACCGTTGCCGTCTCTGGAACCTTCCCTGGCCCTCAAGGTCTTGCTTCTTTCTCCGCGAAGCTCTCGTGAATTTGTGCCCGGGACTGCCCAAGGTGCTTTCCCGTCCCGGCAAGGTTAGACATCTACGAGGAAGGCACCAAGGTCCTCTCCTTCCCGTCCTCTCCTTCCCGCAAGCCGACACCTCCTACCTTACTTATTCGAAAGAGCCACTGATCCTCCCATCAGCGGACACCCACACGTCATTGAGTGCGTGGCTCAATTGGGTGGCGGACAGGGTAAAAATATACTCGTGCTAGCAGGTCCTCCGTGAAACCTGGCGAGCGCTCTTGTTCGAAGCCCCTTGCAGGCAAAGAGCGTTGAACAGACCCCCCGGTCTGTTCGTTTTTTTGTTTTCTCAACATTTTGTATATACTTCTGTTGACTTCTTTGATTCAGAGAATTTTGCTGGTTCTGACGATTCGTTTCCACGTGGTTTCACGTTTGTAGCTGCTCTGCTGGTGGAGGTACGGACCTCGGAAGTGTGACGATGCTCTGATTTGCCTGGAGGAATAGGGGAAGCAAAGCTGTTACATTGAAGCAGGGACTAGCATTTGAATTGGGAAGGTCTGTTACATCTACCTGCCTACGTACCTAGAGCGGACATGTTAATTCTCCTCGTCTCAATCATGACACTCGCATTTTGCCATACTACGATAGTCACCCCGACCTCAGCCACGACTTCACCACGGCTTTGCAGAGATTCAGACCCCTATTGAAGCATCATTTCATTACATCAGCTCTCAAACAATGACAGACCTACATACCCGCCATTTCTCCCACATCGGAGGTAACTCCACCGAACTCCTCGACCGTCTCGCCGTTTCTGAGCTCTGCAAAGGCTGGCCTGTCTACCGCGATGCAAGCGAATGGGCCAACTACCGCTCCCTCTTCACCAAGGATACCTACGTTTGGACCAGTGCGTTGAATCACCAAGGCCCTTCCCACGATGCTTCTACTCTCAGAAGTATCTTGCTTGCCCCTGAAGCTAACGCCATATGGCATGTCACAGCTTGGAGCGGCGCACAGCCCATTGACGACTTCATTCGCATGTCCATCGCGGGCAAGTCGGCAGGGGCCTCCATCATGCACCGTGAATGCGGCACTCTTGTTGAGCTGAAACCAGATACGGGCCGCGCCGTGGGCAAGATGAAGGCCACCATTACCCAACGCTTCAAGCACCACGACGGCTACGAGTACGACGTCGACTGTGACTGTCGGTTCCTCTTTTTCTATGAGAAGACGAAGGAAGAGAGAGGTGATGGCATCGAGAGGGATGAGGAACACTGGAAAGCTGCGTACGTCAAACTTATATATGAAAAGGACAAGATTGTACCCGTGGATGGGGCCAGGGCACCAGTCTTCGCGGACGAGGTGCTGGCTAGGTATCCTGCGGGATACAGATACCTCGGAGCTGCGCAGTGTACTTTGGGGTACGAGATTGATGCCAAGCTTATCACGGGAGAGGACGAGAGGGCTTGCAGCAAGATGTACCAGAGTATGGAGAGGTGGTTGGAGGGGGAAGATGGTCCGGTTGGCCTTTTCGAGACTTGAAGAATCCTCGACTTCAAGATGCAAGTAGATGCTTGAGGCCTGCGACCATGTCTTGGGCCGGGAGCTTGGCCTCTGGAGTTCGACCTGAAAGAAGCCATCATGTATAGACCCTGGGTATGCTCGACTTAGCGTATAGGAAACAGCCGTTATAGAGAACATTCACATGCTATCACTACGTACACATCATTCAACATGGTCGTTGAAGTAGTGCAGGATGCTTGCATATCCTTGCATATCTCTCCCTAAGGCGTGCATGATATGGCGATTAGCTAAGCGCGCATGGCGCCATGGCGGACGGGGTGGCGGATTCAGCTGTTAGATTTGTTTCTTCTTGGAACATTGCACCGACCCAAGACATGAGCTGGTTTGATTCCGAATGTCTCACCCACGATCGGGCAAGCGGGCAAGCGGGTAGGGTCCTGGCAAAGACTGACGCAGCTCACACGAGAAAGGAATGTTGGCGATCGCGTAGTGGCGTTGGGTTGTGTTCTATTTGTGCGTATCTACTGCGTGGCCGTGTCCATTGGCGGTCCAGGCTTCGGCTGTCTGGCGTCACTAAGGGATCGATGCAGTTACCAGTGTAGATATGAGAATAGTCAAGAGAGAATGTTGAGTGAACAGCGTCATGCATGCAGGTGTGACAATGGGCAGGAGTCCAGGCACAGCGCACAGAATGAATATTGAATATCCGTCAGTGGAGGTACGTTATACGGGCTGATGGACAGCGAAAGATGCAGAGATGCAGAGATGATGGGACGACATTGGGGAAGGAGCAATCCCGTGTCAATGCATGGTCCGTTCTTTTCCACCAAGTTCCCCCTGCGTCAGCCAAAGCGTTGGTTCGTCCAATGGGGACGCTTCAGGTGCATGCATTGGCTGAGAGATCTTCAGGTCCTTGAGGATTGAGGAAGTTCAGGTGCCTTCCAGCACAAGTGGCAGCGCAAGTGGCAGCGCAAGTGGCAGCACAAGTGGAGGCGGCCCCAGCGGGCTGGCTGCTAATGCCAGGTACCTACCCGATGTACCTACTCATGCCTGGTGGTGCCTGGTTTTTCCCCCCCATCCACTGCCACCTCAGGTTCCAACTTTGCCAGGCCTCGATTGCCAGGTATCCACGTATCGATTCAGCCCCGGAAAACAAACTTGGACACCTCGGTGGAGCCACCGCCCTGAAGGTCAGGTCTTCGAGTCTCCCCTGGGACTTACTGCGTAGGTGTGCGGTGTGGTGTGCCCTCACGTGATGTACATATGCAAGTGAGGTACCCAAGTACCCCGTACCCCCGGGCTCTCCTCAATTTCGTGACGTGCCAATACGACCGTCATTGTTTTCCTCCACTCTTTTCTTCTCTCTCCTCCTTCACTCCACTCCTCTTTTGACTGTGACCCCCGTCTTCCCTCCTTTTGTGTTTTATAGACATCTTTGTCCCACCCGTTGTCGATTCCTCCTTTGGACCTGTTCACTCTTTCACTCTTCCCAGTCATTCTTTTTGGTCCACGACAACCACCAACTCACTACACTCTTTTGTTTATTATAGTCACAGCCAAAGAGTCTCGGAACAACGCCAAAAAAAAGGTCTTTCCCAGTCCGCCCTTAATTACCACCCTGGgacccttt from Colletotrichum lupini chromosome 2, complete sequence carries:
- a CDS encoding catabolic 3-dehydroquinase, whose product is MYVSSPRRRRAPNPIRIRRHANSPLLAGRSPAPWTPDHPVPPTPSTIASPDSADTPTFPVSPPSATVSTCKTLWDTVLERTPDESFSETADRGCGTDQDWGNKSPYPSTEDSPASTYWGVAELERTKDSPGEVTPGASVSPRTVGIPRTPASTPVAGRAGSAIAVGRRGGVSKLRRIMYSPGLPVSPPLRWWKGEGYRPVRGADGEDESESGSGSDGSSPRPQPRLHHGFAEIQTPIEASFHYISSQTMTDLHTRHFSHIGGNSTELLDRLAVSELCKGWPVYRDASEWANYRSLFTKDTYVWTTWSGAQPIDDFIRMSIAGKSAGASIMHRECGTLVELKPDTGRAVGKMKATITQRFKHHDGYEYDVDCDCRFLFFYEKTKEERGDGIERDEEHWKAAYVKLIYEKDKIVPVDGARAPVFADEVLARYPAGYRYLGAAQCTLGYEIDAKLITGEDERACSKMYQSMERWLEGEDGPVGLFET